Proteins encoded together in one Rhodospirillaceae bacterium window:
- a CDS encoding SDR family oxidoreductase gives MTIRIAIVTGAGTGVGKAISKALIVQGFKVALVGRRKELIEKAAQEVDQGGQSSLAISTDIGDPAAVAAMFAEVKAKWGRLDLLVNNAGVGAPAIPMEELTAEQWNSVVSSNLTGAFYCTQQAFRLMKAQSPRGGRIINNGSISATTPRPHSAPYTATKHAITGLTKATALDGRPFDIACGQIDIGNAATEMTAKMATGVLQADGSTAVEPTIDARHIADAVAYMASLPLNANVLTMTVMATQMPFVGRG, from the coding sequence ATGACCATCAGGATCGCGATCGTGACCGGGGCCGGCACCGGTGTCGGCAAGGCCATATCGAAGGCGCTCATTGTGCAGGGCTTCAAGGTGGCCCTGGTCGGGCGCCGCAAGGAGCTGATCGAGAAGGCGGCGCAGGAGGTCGATCAAGGCGGCCAGTCGAGCCTCGCCATCTCTACCGATATCGGCGATCCCGCGGCCGTGGCGGCCATGTTCGCCGAGGTGAAGGCCAAATGGGGCCGGCTCGACCTGCTGGTCAACAATGCCGGTGTCGGCGCTCCCGCCATTCCGATGGAGGAACTGACAGCGGAGCAGTGGAATTCGGTCGTCTCCTCGAACCTCACCGGCGCCTTCTACTGCACGCAGCAGGCCTTCCGCCTGATGAAGGCGCAATCGCCGCGTGGTGGCCGCATCATCAACAACGGCTCGATCTCGGCCACGACGCCACGGCCCCATTCGGCACCCTATACCGCGACCAAGCATGCGATCACCGGCCTCACCAAGGCGACCGCCCTGGATGGCCGACCCTTCGACATCGCTTGCGGCCAGATCGATATCGGCAATGCCGCCACCGAGATGACGGCCAAGATGGCGACAGGCGTGTTGCAGGCCGACGGTTCCACGGCGGTCGAACCCACCATTGATGCCAGGCACATTGCCGACGCGGTTGCCTATATGGCGAGCCTGCCGCTCAATGCCAATGTGCTCACCATGACGGTGATGGCGACGCAGATGCCCTTTGTCGGCCGCGGCTAG